The Gadus morhua chromosome 10, gadMor3.0, whole genome shotgun sequence genome segment TGAGGGTTTAGATAATGTAACAAAATCGCCTCATTAATCATGaggttccccctctctctctttatggagGGGGTAGTTATGATGAGGTTGCTTCACTTCATGGCGGGGGTAGTAATGATGAGGTTCTCTCTCTTCGTGGCGGGGGTAGTAATGATGAGGTTCTCTCTCTTCGTGGCGGGGGTAGTAATGATGAGGTTCTCTCTCTTCATGGCGGGGGTAGTAATGATGAGGTACCCTCTCTTCGTGGCGGGTGTAGTAATGATGAGGTTCTCTCGCTTCGTGGCAGGGGTAGTAATGATGAGGTTCTCTCTCTTCATGGCGGGGGTAGTAATGATGAGGTTCTCTCTCTTCATGGCGGGGGTAGTAATGATGAGGTTCTGTCCTCCAGCTTCGGGGCGGGGGTAGTAATGATGAGGTTCTCTCTCTTCATGGCGGGGGTAGTAATGATGAGATCTGTCCTCCAGCTTCGTGGCGGGGGTAGTAATGATGAGGTTCTCTCTCTTCATGGCGGGGGTAGTAATGATGAAGTTCTGTCCTCCAGCTTCGTGGCGGGGGTAGTAATGATGAGGTTCTCTCTCTTCATGGCGGGGGTAGTAATGATGAGGTTCTGTCCTCCAGCTTCGTGGCGGGGGTAGTAATGATGAGGTTCTCTCTCTTCATGGCGGGGGTAGTAATGATGAGATTCTGTCCTCCAGCTTCGTGGCGGGGGTAGTAATGATGAGGTTCTCTCTCTTCATGGCGGGGGGTAGTAATGATGAGGTTCTGTCCTCCAGCTTCGTGGCGGGGGTAGTTCACCCGTGGAAGGTGCCCTCCTTCGAGCGTCTGCTGTGGAGGGCGTGCCGGGGCTACATCATCGTGGACTTCCGGGAGATGGAGGGCAAGCTGGAGCACCCTGACACGGTGAGGCCGGGGAGGGGAGATAGCCTTCACATGCCTCGATTGCAGTTGTGGACATACATTGAACCTTGTTcccctagcggccatcttgggtCCGTCTTGGTTCTAGCCTTGGTTCTAGCcgaatagggggggggggggggggttgaagatgGCCGCTGAAGATGGCCGCTATGTGAATGAGGCCAACTGCTTCTGGTGTGGAACGTTTGGGTATTGTTGAACCCAAATATCTGCACTTTTCGCATGAGATTTGCAAGAAAATGTAAGTATCAATTGTATTGTGCTGCAGTACACTTCAAACTTTATTCACCGTATTTACCTGACAATTGACCGGTATTAACATGAATATTGGTTTAATTTGGTGGCtatgttttctgtttttgtgaATGCGTTGGTGGTGACTCTAATTCCTCCTGTGCTTCATGCCTCCTTGCTAACAGGGCGAGATGGTACAGTGGACCGTGTTCCTCATCTCCTATTGGGGGGAGCAGATTGGCCAGAAGGTCAAGAAGATCTGTGACTGGTGGGTTCCTTCTGTCCGTTTGCGTGTTCTTCATGTAGCTTAAACAGCTGTCTGAATTCAGCATGACACAGTGGTCCTCTCTGCACACAGCTTCCGCACGCAGACCTTTGCGTACCCTGAGAGCACGTCGGAGCGCGAGGACATTCTCAGGGGTCTCCAGGGCAGCATCAACGACATCAAAGTGGTACGTTGGAAATTATTTCATCAATTGACttcatgtaaataaataaatgatgctTCTATTGAGCCAATGAGACAAGTTTTACTTAATTATTGTGTGCATCACGCgtattgcatgcatatttgCCAGGGTTAACTCATCATTTGTTAGCTTTTTTTGCTTCCTATTTGTTCCATATACtgtggaaaataaaaatgtaaataaaatcgCTGAGCCCTTGTATAATAACGTCCAAGAAATATATCTCAACCAATTGTATTCAAATAAAGTTTTTCCTCTTCAACCCTCACCTTACCCCGTCCTCTCCCCCCGCCAGGTGCTCACCCAGACGGAGACcttcctgcagcagctgctggtgCGCGCGGTGGCCTTGCTGCCCCAGTGGCGGGTGGCCGTGCAGAAGTGCAAGGCGGTGGAGATGGTGCTGAACCTCTGCAGCCCCTCGGTCACCGACAAGTGCCTGATCGCCGAAGCCTGGTGCCCTGTCACCAAGCTGCCCGAACTGCAGAGCGCCctccgggagggaggggtgagtgaccacgggggtgggggggggggggggggggggggcgtgcacATATGTCAAATATGTGAACTAGTGGGTATTGATCCCTTGCAAGAGACAGAAGTTTGTTTCCAGAGTCTACTTTTTACTGTAAACTCTTTTAATGCGCCCAAACCAGTAGAGAATGTAGAACTCATTTCGTTATCTAACGTATGCACGGTTCAACCCTGGTGTGATAATGTATGCATTCAGGCTTATGTGATCTTTTCTCGTCCTCTAAGCGCAAGAGTGGCAGTGGGGTGGACTCCTTCTACAACCGCCTGCCCTGCTCCAAGCCTCCGCCCACCCTCTTCCCCGTCAACTCCTTCACCTCCGGCTTCCAGAACATCGTGGAGGCCTACGGGGTGGCCAACTACCGGGAGGTCAACCCAGGTACGCACTCCCGCCACCCCATACCCTAGAACCCCCGTACCCTAGAACCCCCGTACACTAGAACCCCCGTACACTAGAACCCCAACGGGCATCACAAGAGCTGCTATTGGAGCCGTcagaagcgtgtgtgtgtgtgtgtgtgtgtgtgtgtgtgtgtgtgtgtgtgtgtgtgtgtgtgtgtgtgtgtgtgtgtgtgtgtgtgtgtgtgtgtgtgtgtgtgtgtgtgtgtgtgtgtgtgtgtgtgtgtgtgtgtgtgtgtgtgtgtgtgtgtgtcgcagctCTCTTCACCATCATCACCTTCCCCTTCCTGTTCGCGGTGATGTTCGGGGACATGGGCCACGGGCTGCTCATGGCGCTGCTGGCCCTCTACCTGATCCTGGAGGAGAAGGACCCCAAGTTCAACAACAGCAGTAATGAGGTACTCGTCGAACCAGGGAACCAAACTCAAGGGAACCCAGGTCGTAACCCGACCCAGTGTGCTTCCACCCTAGTTTCCTACTGGCACACACCTACTGTCGACTATCTTTGTGGACTATGTTTAGTGTTTGTTTaccattttttattgtttgactGTTGCTCTCCATCAATCCTTAGTGCCGTAACTCTCCCACAACATTGTATGGTTCCATGACCATTAGCCGGTAGATTTCCTGTCCCTTTAGTACACTGGGAATCCCCAGTCCTCAATCAGTTAACCCCGCTTCAAATGCAGCACAGATGCAAATAACACACAAATCAATGGGGTTGGTAAATGTGTTGTGTGAAGGAACCATTTTACACATCCCATGTGATTTTTATTTAAACTGTGAAATCAAATTGGTTAATTGGATCATAGCTCCTCAAGCTTCCCTCCATAAATGCATCGGTATGACCctctataaatatattttggtCCGAGGGGGTAATAACTCAAAAGTTTGCACTTTGATAGAAACCTCCACCAATTTAGTAGTAAATTAAATACAATGGTCATTTAATTAGTATTTTTCTTGCATAACGAATCTACCTCAATGAGTGGAACTCCTTTTAGCCAGACAGTGTCTCACACCAAACTGTGTTCTTCCTAGATCTTCCGGATGATGTTCGGGGGCCGGTATCTGATCCTGCTGATGGGGCTCTTCTCGATCTACACGGGCGCTATCTACAACGAGTGCTTCAGCCGGGGGGTCAGCCCGTTCAGCTCGGGATGGCACGTGGAGCCCATGTTCAAGATCAACAGATGGAAGTGAGTGCTCTTTCCATTTTCAAATCCTACAATAGCTTCCTCTTAATTTTCCGCTTGCAGTGTTCTCAGAGTCATATGTTTCCTAATTTTAGGGCATTAGAAATGTTTTTGCACAAAGGCTAAATAAGGCCTATGTACATCTTGCACCTATCTCCATCAGCGTCAGAAACGAACATGGCTTATTGCAAACATGTTATTTTTATGTTGAATATGAGACTTTTATGTTGGATTGAACGGCAGCTGTGCTTATTCCAATCCCTTGCGTACCCTCTTTGTTACCAGGTTTCACATCAGGCCAGACTGCTTGCAAGGAGCTATTCAGATTGTCAGGGTGTATTCAAATTTTTTGGGGTGATGCCTCTCGACGCACACAGTCACCCGTTTGCTATTTTGCTTTCTCTGACCCCCATCTCAGTGCCTCTGTGTTGGCGGGGACCCCCCTCCTCGCCATGGATCCCGTGGTTCCTGGGGTCTTCACAAATCCGTACCCCTTTGGAATAGACCCGGTACGGCTCCCTTGACTCCCTCACCTGATCTGTCCTTTTGGATCCTCGCTGATCTTCTTGGtgacatgttgttgttgttgttgttgttgttgtggtaacCGTTAGGTCTGGGGCATGGCCAACAACAAGCTGACGTTCCTCAACTCCTACAAGATGAAGATGTCGGTCATCATGGGAGTCATCCACATGACTTTCGGAGTCTGCCTATCCTCGTTCAACTACGTGTGAGTTTAACAACAGCCCCCACTGCACCCatgggacacgcacacaccgtcGGTCCCCAACCACGCCTCCAGCCTCCAACCACGCCTCTCTTCTCGTGTGTGTCCTCCACCAGGAACCGGGGCCAGATCAGCAACATCTTCCTGGTGCTCATCCCGGAGCTGTTGTTCATGCTGTGTCTGTTCGGCTACCTGGTCTTCATGGTGATCTTCAAGTGGATCATCTTCACGCCGGATCAGTCGAAGAGTGCCCCCAGCATTCTCATCCACTTCATCGACATGTTCCTGTTCACCGAGAACGCGGGCAACCAGCCCCTCTACCacggacaggtgtgtgtgtgtgtgtgtgtgtgtgtgtgtgtgtgtgtgtgtgtgtgtgtatctgcgcaTGTCTatctgcgttgtgtgtgtgtgtgtatgtgctcgcATGTCTAtatgcgatgtgtgtgtgtgtgttaacaacACAGAGACTGTCCCCTCCCCCAGACAATTGTCCAGAAGGTCCTGGTGGTCCTGGCACTGTGCTCGGTGCCCGTGTTGCTGTTCGGGAAGCCCACGTTCGAGTACATCACACACAAGATAAGACTCCGCGGCGTGGTAGgtctctccacccccccagccccccccccccaccacctcacgGCCTCGCGTTCTCTGGTTGCCGCGCCGTTGTGCTGATCTGAGCGCCCTCTTTCACGGTGTTCCAGAGTGGGGAGAGGCGTCCGCTGGTGGAGAACGGCTCCATCAACGCCAgccagggagaggaagaggaagaggaggaagaggtaagAGGGATGGTGTAATGACCTTCGGCTTGCACATCACCTTGAAGTGTTGAACAGTCCTGCTATTCTAATGAAACAAACAGATATTTATAtctctcattctccccccccccccccccccccccttcctctccttctgttGCAGACATTTGATACTGCAGATGTGTACATGCATCAGGCCATACACACCATAGAGTACTGCCTGGGCTGCATCTCCAACACGGCCTCCTACCTCCGACTCTGGGCGCTCAGCCTGGCGCACTCACGTCAGtgacgcgcacactcacacacacagtctcacacactcactcactcacacagtgacacactcTCACAGTCACGCACTCGCGGCCACACGACTCACGGCCTCCACTTCCTCAGTCATTCTTTAAATAATCCTTCTCGGACAACATGCCTGGGGAGTCACGGCTGGTGTCTTGTCCCTGCAGAGCTGTCGGAGGTGCTGTGGGTGATGGTGATGCGGAATGGCGTGAAGTGGCAGGGCTACACGGGCTCGGTGGCCCTGTTCGTCGTGTTCGCCTTCTTCGCCCTTCTGACGGTCGCCATCCTCCTGGTCATGGAGGGCCTGTCCGCCTTCCTGCACGCGCTCCGTCTGCACTGGTGAGAAGAACAACCCTCCTCAGACGTCACTTTAAACCAATCAAATGATTTCATGAGTCCGACGAACTCTAGGATCCCAGGCCTCTCGGAGAGGGTTTGAGTGGGTGTTGTTTTCATGTTGTTCATGTTGTTTTCATTCCTTTCCAGGGTGGAGTTCCAGAACAAATTCTACGGCGGGAGTGGTTACAAGCTAAGCCCCTTCTGCTTCACCTCTCTGATCAATGCCTCAGTGCCCATCTGATGGTTGAAGGATTGTGCAACCGTTATTGCCCGAGGGAGTGTGTTCATCAGTGTAATGTAGATCGATCATGAAGCAGCCGCACACATTTCAGCATTTGGTTGAGCCAtaatgattatttttatttatctgcAATTTGGTCGCAAGAAATGACTTGGTCTGTGGCTTAGACTGTTCTTTGAAATCAGTGGGCGCACAATGTCATTATGAATAAATACTTATCATACTGTACTACAGTTGTACTATTTATACTAAACTAGAAATTACCTCCTTATTCCTATCAGTTTTGGCTACTCAAACTTTTGAATGGCATCGTCTTATCCTTTTTTACTGGTACACATTCTCAGGAAACGATAGACATCTTTGTGATGATGATGTAGACATGGACTTTGGAAAGGGACACGTCATTTTTTAACAGTTGAagggaatttaaaaaagatttggCCAATTATTTAATTATCGGCTGAAAGTACTAGGATGGTTTTGATATGCCAAAGATCTAATGTTGATTGTGGATGCTTAAACTGTAAGGGCTTCCTGAAAGAACATTCCCAAGGCATTAGTCAATAGaaagttattttttttgctggtgCCTTATATACAAAATGAGTTGAAATGAGTGCCTGTGAATACATGACATCTGAATGGGTGATGCCACACCACAACGGTTTCGATCAAAACTATAACCATGTTAATGGATGAATGCACTACCATTAATAATTGtacaatgaaaaaaataaattgggTTTTCGCTTCTTAATATGATTTGTTTATCTTCTTATTGCAATTTGCCTCACACACACGGTTAGAATAtgtcaggggtcggcaaccctaggcacacATGCCAACACTGGCAcgtggcagcataatcattggaaAAATGTCACCccacaatgcggcagcataataATTACTACCGacttattctgttttgggcatttcctcccagtgcaaatatgtttaaattagttactgaaagcagtgttctgaaatgggatcaattaatagattttaaacctatgttgtgagcaggggcgtagccaggaCATTATTACTGTGGTGGCTAGCTCGGGCCAGTCTTATATTTGGGGTGGCACTAGATTGTcaacggggaggggagggagggcccCCATGTGGCCCCCATGTGGCCCCCATGTGGCCCCCATGTGGCTATGCCCCTGGTTGTGAGTAATAgacaagaaaatatttaaaatattgttgcaagtgggtgcatcgccttcacatggttttgcaaggCTGTACACGTCTTAAAGAAATGTATGTGGATGGTTCGAACATTCAgttgcaaatatgtttttgaatgagtttctgaaaattgtgttttaaGATGGTTGCAATAATTTGTATTCcgatgttgcaaatataacaacaaaaacatttaaaatgttgatgcaggattgtggactatatggaaataatacaattcctGGTTTTCTGGAAGTGTTTtcggtcgctgtgtcataatacagcttaatatttaatatattgttgctcatttacgagaaaatgtcaaactggcactgcatgttgaaaagttTGCTGTCCCCTGGAATATGTTAATAAAATTTACTTTTGCTAATTAAATTATCTAGCCATTTACAGTGTCAGTTATTCTATTCTGGTAGATTTGTATATCAAAGCTGAGTAataatgctgctatccatttggatggtacgctggtacgaacgaccagcttcagcgagaatgtgacgtatttcccttactccagccttccagtttgtaatttgtgtgttgctctttagcaaaccagcttgaaaacacaactttacattgaattgcacgcaaagtatgaccgtgcaatgcatagattggtgaccggattaaagcagcaatgaaatcaagtgtgtaagaggatttAAAAACGACATTTAAACctccaacgtggtacaaatacaaagaaaatacatctcaacccccattaactatgggcgcagccatcttctttacAAGTTGaccagctctgctcgctctactttgaaagagACGAACTaataacgatagttatgttattataactctagttctatgattgtaggcgtagccgtctaggcttcgccttatgggcttgtcccgtgcgcgcgccggcgcgcgctgaaaattcaaactatgcacctatcagcgtgggcaccgcccacatttcccacggtatcgtgtctatataacgcggtgtataccgtcgctcatcctccacgcttttctttcagcatttggagggtacagcaggtgggaaactagacggctacgcctacaatcatagaactagagttataataacataactatcgttctatttcatgtaggctacgccgtctaggcttcgccttatgggctaaggtgaagctgcgagcggagcccgatcaatgtactcctgctggaccccagtcaaaacgacctaagtcaccagagcacattaagactcaaaaagccaaggaagtgtaaaacacaacagctttataaaaactaattcctcctagatcaagcaaggcaatgatcaagggagaaaaaagtgagtctgtaaagactccggctctattccgtgcttcatggaacccatgaaaaggaaaagaaaaccagagcaacacggtttccattaggtccgctaccaccgggggcggagctacggaattcggctcttcaataatgggactctctcggccgtttcttatttgaagaaaacggcgggagtgcctcactggttAACAAAACCACCAggcaattggcgagccaatagaaaaccccctagccttgtttttcatttgaaaaaaggtgggagagtaagagactggtaatcaagaccaactcgccagccggcgagaggaaatccaaccacgccgctttaaagaacatgtctatattcttaagccgtaaaaggggtcccggactctagcacagagttgccgagtgagcccctggacatgtctaacatgtaaaaacggacaaaggggccgggggaagaccaagacgcagccgcgcagatgtcttccaccgaaacgcccttgagtagagccgttgaagcggccacgctccgtgtggagtgagctttaacgcccaacggtggcgccaagccctgccgagagtaggctaggcaaacaccctcacatacccagcgagaaaaccgctgcttagagagagcgcggcccctgctagcgtcgctataacacacaaacaactgttgtgtggagcggaacgctgccgagcgattcacgtacatagccaacgcccgaaccgggcacaggagatgcaactccgcctccgcctcactagaatgaggcggggggtgaaaagccttaagcacaatatccctcgaccgaaaagaactattaatgttcttcgggaggaacgcaggattaggtctgagcaacgcgaaggagctgtcctcgtttagcaacaagcaactcgggctgacagacagagcggttagctcaccggcccgcttggcagaaaccaaggccaacaagagcgccgtcttgaatgacagggcatccaaaggggcctgggagagaggctcgaaaggatccctggacaatccgcgcaacacggtggggagatcccagcgtggtgtaagcacgcgtgaaacaggcctaacccgtctagccccacgcaagaatctcttgaccagtggatggctgaagatcggtccaccatcacagcctgcatggccagccgaaacggctgccgcatagaccttgatagtggagaaggccaaacctttttccaataagttttgcagaaacgaaagcacgcttcccacctcgcattgagatgggacagcgtggttcgtctcacaccaattagagaaggcgcaccacttcgccgcatagagggaagaagtagaaggcgcacgagcactctgaatagtgttgataaccgtctcaggcaaacctttgccctgcaggatcaacctctcaggagccaaaccaacagccgtcccgagacatcgggcgggtggtgcaccgtcccgtgggcctgtgaaagcgcatccggcctgaatggtactggccaaggcgccgaccgcgagagcgcggcaagctctggaaaccacagagctgcacggttctccggggccactaatatcagggacagtctctcctgtctgacccgttccagaagaggaaggatcagctggagcgggggaaacgcatacaagagagtccgcggccaaggtgtgtgtgccaacgcatctacccccaacgggggaagatcccgagggctgagggagaaccaccacctgcagtgcgtgtt includes the following:
- the tcirg1b gene encoding T cell immune regulator 1, ATPase H+ transporting V0 subunit a3b isoform X3; this encodes MASGHRLVWGGRSNSDPKRAKSGLILLLVAKHSSRLWLQQDPFPSVDGVVPATLFLIFDLTHAPFPSQVSRNRDQLQAQLVQLCQYQGVLTQTHSLTASEGPIQVLETTGLFDNRQDVHLSFVAGVVHPWKVPSFERLLWRACRGYIIVDFREMEGKLEHPDTGEMVQWTVFLISYWGEQIGQKVKKICDCFRTQTFAYPESTSEREDILRGLQGSINDIKVVLTQTETFLQQLLVRAVALLPQWRVAVQKCKAVEMVLNLCSPSVTDKCLIAEAWCPVTKLPELQSALREGGRKSGSGVDSFYNRLPCSKPPPTLFPVNSFTSGFQNIVEAYGVANYREVNPALFTIITFPFLFAVMFGDMGHGLLMALLALYLILEEKDPKFNNSSNEIFRMMFGGRYLILLMGLFSIYTGAIYNECFSRGVSPFSSGWHVEPMFKINRWNASVLAGTPLLAMDPVVPGVFTNPYPFGIDPVWGMANNKLTFLNSYKMKMSVIMGVIHMTFGVCLSSFNYVNRGQISNIFLVLIPELLFMLCLFGYLVFMVIFKWIIFTPDQSKSAPSILIHFIDMFLFTENAGNQPLYHGQTIVQKVLVVLALCSVPVLLFGKPTFEYITHKIRLRGVSGERRPLVENGSINASQGEEEEEEEETFDTADVYMHQAIHTIEYCLGCISNTASYLRLWALSLAHSQLSEVLWVMVMRNGVKWQGYTGSVALFVVFAFFALLTVAILLVMEGLSAFLHALRLHWVEFQNKFYGGSGYKLSPFCFTSLINASVPI
- the tcirg1b gene encoding T cell immune regulator 1, ATPase H+ transporting V0 subunit a3b isoform X2, with amino-acid sequence MGSMFRSEEVCLVQLFLQSGSAYNCVSELGELGLVEFRDLNPNVNAFQRKFVGEVRRCEELEKTFNYLEQEINRSRSPHMRGPLPPPCPMPSAPQPRELSTIEEDSERLARELKDVSRNRDQLQAQLVQLCQYQGVLTQTHSLTASEGPIQVLETTGLFDNRQDVHLSFVAGVVHPWKVPSFERLLWRACRGYIIVDFREMEGKLEHPDTGEMVQWTVFLISYWGEQIGQKVKKICDCFRTQTFAYPESTSEREDILRGLQGSINDIKVVLTQTETFLQQLLVRAVALLPQWRVAVQKCKAVEMVLNLCSPSVTDKCLIAEAWCPVTKLPELQSALREGGRKSGSGVDSFYNRLPCSKPPPTLFPVNSFTSGFQNIVEAYGVANYREVNPALFTIITFPFLFAVMFGDMGHGLLMALLALYLILEEKDPKFNNSSNEIFRMMFGGRYLILLMGLFSIYTGAIYNECFSRGVSPFSSGWHVEPMFKINRWNASVLAGTPLLAMDPVVPGVFTNPYPFGIDPVWGMANNKLTFLNSYKMKMSVIMGVIHMTFGVCLSSFNYVNRGQISNIFLVLIPELLFMLCLFGYLVFMVIFKWIIFTPDQSKSAPSILIHFIDMFLFTENAGNQPLYHGQTIVQKVLVVLALCSVPVLLFGKPTFEYITHKIRLRGVSGERRPLVENGSINASQGEEEEEEEETFDTADVYMHQAIHTIEYCLGCISNTASYLRLWALSLAHSQLSEVLWVMVMRNGVKWQGYTGSVALFVVFAFFALLTVAILLVMEGLSAFLHALRLHWVEFQNKFYGGSGYKLSPFCFTSLINASVPI
- the tcirg1b gene encoding T cell immune regulator 1, ATPase H+ transporting V0 subunit a3b isoform X1, whose product is MGSMFRSEEVCLVQLFLQSGSAYNCVSELGELGLVEFRDLNPNVNAFQRKFVGEVRRCEELEKTFNYLEQEINRSRSPHMRGPLPPPCPMPSAPQPRELSTIEEDSERLARELKDVSRNRDQLQAQLVQLCQYQGVLTQTHSLTASEGPIQVLETTGLFDNRQDVHLSFVAGVVHPWKVPSFERLLWRACRGYIIVDFREMEGKLEHPDTGEMVQWTVFLISYWGEQIGQKVKKICDCFRTQTFAYPESTSEREDILRGLQGSINDIKVVLTQTETFLQQLLVRAVALLPQWRVAVQKCKAVEMVLNLCSPSVTDKCLIAEAWCPVTKLPELQSALREGGRKSGSGVDSFYNRLPCSKPPPTLFPVNSFTSGFQNIVEAYGVANYREVNPALFTIITFPFLFAVMFGDMGHGLLMALLALYLILEEKDPKFNNSSNEIFRMMFGGRYLILLMGLFSIYTGAIYNECFSRGVSPFSSGWHVEPMFKINRWNASVLAGTPLLAMDPVVPGVFTNPYPFGIDPVWGMANNKLTFLNSYKMKMSVIMGVIHMTFGVCLSSFNYVNRGQISNIFLVLIPELLFMLCLFGYLVFMVIFKWIIFTPDQSKSAPSILIHFIDMFLFTENAGNQPLYHGQTIVQKVLVVLALCSVPVLLFGKPTFEYITHKIRLRGVSGERRPLVENGSINASQGEEEEEEEETFDTADVYMHQAIHTIEYCLGCISNTASYLRLWALSLAHSQLSEVLWVMVMRNGVKWQGYTGSVALFVVFAFFALLTVAILLVMEGLSAFLHALRLHWVEFQNKFYGGSGYKLSPFCFTSLINASVPI